From Coffea arabica cultivar ET-39 chromosome 2e, Coffea Arabica ET-39 HiFi, whole genome shotgun sequence, the proteins below share one genomic window:
- the LOC113724334 gene encoding zinc transporter 5-like produces MKKLVRFNSLLNAEKFLILLFLLAFPSLVLGDCTCDAQEEDKNRSLALKYRFGAIASIFLASLVGVCLPVLGKKIPSLSPENNFFFIIKAFAAGVILATGFIHVLPDAFESLTSPCLPQNPWGKFPFTGFVAMLAAIGALMVDVYATSHYRNKPGNGKGIEAVEGDGENQFSGLPLHTDATHGHAHASVSVEGGSIPNQLRYRVISQVLELGIIVHSVIIGIALGASDNPKTIRPLLAALTFHQFFEGVGLGGCITQAKFKAQAITIMALFFSLTTPFGIAIGIGISNVYNENSPNALIVQGIFDAASSGILVYMALVDLLSADFMNPKMQSNARLLQGANISLLFGAGCMSLLAKWA; encoded by the exons ATGAAGAAACTTGTTCGATTTAATTCTCTTCTCAATGCAGAAAAGTTTCTGATCTTACTTTTTCTTCTAGCTTTTCCATCTCTAGTTTTAGGAGACTGCACCTGCGATGCacaagaagaagataaaaacaGGAGTTTAGCCCTCAAGTACAGGTTCGGAGCcatagcttcaatcttcctgGCCAGTTTAGTGGGCGTCTGTCTTCCTGTATTAGGCAAGAAAATTCCATCATTAAGCCCTGaaaacaatttcttcttcattatcAAAGCATTTGCCGCTGGCGTAATTTTGGCAACAGGGTTCATTCATGTTCTCCCGGATGCTTTCGAGAGCTTGACTTCCCCATGTCTTCCTCAAAACCCTTGGGGCAAGTTTCCTTTCACGGGCTTTGTAGCAATGCTTGCAGCCATTGGTGCTCTTATGGTTGACGTATATGCAACCTCACATTATAGAAACAAACCTGGAAATGGCAAGGGTATTGAAGCTGTAGAAGGTGATGGGGAGAATCAATTCTCTGGGCTTCCCCTTCATACAGATGCTACACATGGCCATGCTCATGCCTCTGTATCTGTGGAAGGGGGATCCATTCCTAATCAACTTCGTTATCGTGTTATATCACAG GTTTTGGAACTGGGAATCATAGTTCACTCCGTAATTATTGGGATTGCTTTAGGTGCATCTGATAATCCAAAAACAATAAGGCCTCTTTTGGCAGCTTTGACCTTTCATCAATTTTTCGAAGGTGTTGGACTTGGTGGATGCATTACACAG GCAAAATTCAAAGCACAAGCAATTACAATTATGGCTCTTTTCTTCTCGCTTACAACACCATTCGGCATCGCAATTGGGATTGGAATATCCAATGTTTATAATGAAAACAGCCCAAATGCTCTCATTGTGCAAGGAATTTTTGATGCAGCATCATCTGGGATCCTGGTTTACATGGCATTAGTGGACCTTCTCTCGGCTGATTTTATGAATCCAAAGATGCAAAGCAATGCACGGCTCCTACAAGGGGCAAATATTTCCCTACTTTTTGGTGCTGGTTGCATGTCTCTCTTGGCCAAGTGGGCTTGA